The Eublepharis macularius isolate TG4126 chromosome 7, MPM_Emac_v1.0, whole genome shotgun sequence sequence GAACAAGCTAAGAAAGATAACGCTAAGAAATCACAATAATGATGAAAAGAAATGTGCAGCAAAGAGTCTCTCTCTGAGTTTAAATACATAACATGTGCTTGCATACAAACACTTGCAAGTGTTGTGAGTCAAGTCCAGCTTCTCAAGTCCACCGAGATACTAGGTTCTTATAGATCACACGTCTTTCAAAAGGCAGAGAGTTCCAACAAACTGAATAAAAGAGTAACTAGACTGCAATTGACATCCTGAAAGGCATGGATCTGTAATAGCAATATAATTACAACAATAATACCAGTTATGCTAAGTATAACCTCTCTTTACAAATTAACTTTTCACATACATAGTTTCCCAGTTATCTTATACAATGTCCTAAGAGCCCTGAACTTATTCAACTTATTCAAGCTTATTCAAGCTAACTGACTCCACCCTCTTTGTGGTAAACCGATTAGTTCTTGGGGGTtacgcaatcctaaacagagttatactcttctaagtccatttaaatcAATAGGATTACAAGGTTGTAACTTTGCTTATTACCCTGCACAGTTGAACAAATAGATTAGTTTTCACTGTAGTTAAAGAGAAGTTAAAGAAGACATCCTGGGGACAGCAGTCCACATCGTTGGAGCAGTCACTAAAAAGGCCCTGTTCCAGGTGGATTTTAGTCTTGGAATCCTTTCAAGATAATAATCAGAGCAATCCCTCATCTACAGAGAAAAAGAGCAAAACAATTCTACAGGAGTTGACTGTTCAAGTACTAGAGCAAGAACTGGGTctagtatcaccttaaagaccaactagatttccaaggtatgagctttaaagaatcagagctctctttttcagatacCTCAGAAAAAGGGAGTTTGTATTCTAAAGCTCTTATACATCAGGATTttgagggtataagctttcgagactcagagCCCCCTTTTTCAGATACCAGGTATTGTCAGGTACTAGGTAACATGAagctctgatctggatagcccaggtgagcctgatctcatcagatctcagaagctaagcagggtcagcctgggttagtaattggatgggagacctccaacgaagaccaggaaaCGAagacccggaaaacccacaacaaccatcgttctctggccgtgaaagccttcgacaatacatcgaagaccagggttgcagaggcaaaccacctctgttagcctcttgccatgaaaactctgccaagtGCCCTCAACTTAGACTTGACAGAAATTTCCACTTCAGGTAACATGAAACTCCACTACCTGAGAACCCAGAGAGTAGCTACCAGTCTGAATATACAACAGTGAACCGAATGGTCTGATTTTGTACAAggcaaatttgtgtgtgtgtgtgcgtcctCACTCCCACAACACTGTTGGCACAAGACTGTATAATGGAACGCTTTAAGAAGTCATCAAAACAGAGGTTGTTTTAGGGTTCTCTTCTTCATTTCTACGACTTCCATAACTATCCTCCTCTCTGAAAAACCTCCAGAGTGCATCCTTGAATCCTTGAATCCTTGTCCCGGACAGACGAGAAGCCCAATATCTCCCGAAGATGAAGTAAATAACAGGATTGATGCTGCTATTCATGCAGGTGAGCAAAAGGGTAACAGAGGAGAGTTTGTTcatagaattggaaaatttcacAAACAAACATATGGAAATTGCAGTGATAATAAAGAAAAGCAGTGAAAGCAAAATAGCCATATGAATTTTTCCATGTTGCCGAAGACGTGAATTACAACAGACCTTGATGAATAGAATCAGAGTAGAGATTACCATGACAGAAAAGAAAATCATAAAGGATATTATAATGATTGTGTTTGTTCCATTCCAACAACTGAAAAAAATTCCCAAAAATATACAGGATATACCCCAGAGGACAGTCGACACAATTGCAGAGAAATTCTTTGGGCGGTGGCATCGATGCCAAACTGGGAAAAGGATGACCAAACATCGATCGACACTCATGGCCGTAAGGAAATGAATGCTTGAGCATTGCACAAAGAAATACAGGTAAATCAAATGCTCGTATGTTTTAGAAATGGAAACACTGGAAGCAGGTTTAGGAGAAATCCAAGCACATATATACAAACTGACTGCAGCTATGAGGACACCAAAGTCAGCTACAGCTAAGTTCAAAATGTAGACAGAAAAGAAATTCCTCTTAATGCTGCAGCAGAGAAGACAGAATACAATTCCGTTCCCAATCAGGCCAAGTGTGCAGATCAAGATGATAAAACAAACTAATGTTTTGTCACTTAACAAACAGTTATCtatgtcttttaaatttgtaCATGGGTACTGATGGATAATAGCAGCTATGCAATCATCTAATGTTTTGTTCAGCTCAGTCATACTGACGGCGCCACTTTGTAGACACTGGTCTCTTCCACATACAGTTGTCTCAGCTGAAAGAAGCAGCAATTCCTCCTGTGAACACAAATGAGAAAGCAAAGTTTTCATGACAGGCAAGGGGAAGATCTGGGTAGTTTGAAGATAGTTTGCAGTGATAATACACGCATCAGACTTTGGGAAGGAACTCCAGTGTTCTGGCTCACAAACTCATGTCAGGAGGTTGCATTTGAAGTATACATTGACATGGGTCGCCAAAAGGCATGGCCTGCAATTAGTTACCTAACTAGTTAGGTAACTAACTAGTTACCTAAGTGCAGTCCAGTGATAAAGAGAGAAAGCGAGTGCACATTCTTGGCATCCTGTTTCCAAACCATCACTTTCAGCCAGCCAATATGTCAGGCACAAACCACTCTTCCCACTTCTCTTCTAAGGACCAATTTAGTAAAGAAGTTTCAGCCAGATGAAACCCAAAATACTAATTCATATAAACACtaacatgaaactgccttatactgagtcaaaccattggtccaccaAGGTTGATATTGTTTATTCTGACTAGCAGTGtctttccagagtctcaggcagaggtcttccacatctcctactaacctgatccttttaactggtggttgcggataccatggacagccaaaaagacaaataagtgggtactagatcaaatcaagcctgacttccccctagaagctaaaataacaaaactgaggctatcgtactttggtcacattatgagaagacaaagttgtctggaaaagtcaataatactaagaaaagtagaaggcagtagggaaagaggaagacccaaagcgaGACATctagactcaataaaagaaaccatgtcctacagtttgcaagatctgagcaagtcttttaatgataggacattttggaggtctttcattcatagggtcgttataggttggaggcgacttgatggcacataacacataacacacatactgGACAATGAACCTGAGCAAGCTAAGCAAATGCTGTATCACTGATCCACAGTGTTTCAGGAAAGTATAcggccctcccggccagcagtttccactgataaggcagggggccactctttgcctccctgaaaggagaaggagacagagcatttccatggtatttgggtctcaggctggggggggggcagagaaaagaGCCTTATGAGGCATCTCCACCCAGCTAGCTGGCAggtgctctgcatgctcggcccacccacctcaccctgtagtactGCAtgattagccagttgctgttgacaaagccaggtaggattttttttcccttttccctaaTGGGCATGGGGGAGGatgtggttttttgcctaccttgtactgcttgtggaggtttgaggtaattggcaaggtggagccaccttaggatggtcactggcaggatacagtttgggaatagggagcgggcccaTAAGCACCCTAggcacttctccactgatggggaagaagggtctgccaggagcggatagTACTGTTTCAACGGCTGCCATGCTGGATGggtagccttggggaaccccatgtgcaggtccttccctcactgctgtatggcttgagccggggggatccattttgccggttggccgggtcttagccatccataggatggctcgcacctggggcttcggggcttgcccagacaggtcaaggcagaggtccaaggGTGACccagtggcttgacctgtaccgctagttgtcccttgccgtattaatggttgatgctatgtttaataaagtggccctttagttccaagccttgtgtctgtctcattattccgactagggtggcaaatggcatatctcccccaccctttttttttGGCAAGGAGTGAGAAAAAAACTATGTTACCTGAAATACTGAATATTTTATGCCATTCTGGTGATCTAAAATAGGTGTTTCCAGTTTTTCTCTGTTTCCCTTTCCATCTTGACTCAAATGCTTAGGAATGCCTGCACATCTCCAAATTGCTAAAAAGAGGAGAGATGAAGTGAGGATACGAAACATTCAACAATATTCATCAACCACCCGTTGCAAAGGAATTTCTGCCATGGAGGgcaatatttcttttaaacaacATTATTCATTATTTCTGATATTAAGAATCCTTCCCAAATAGCTTCTCAGGGCCCTAGGTTTCTTTTTCAGAACCCAGTCTGAAAACCACTGCTCTACAATTAGCAAAGGATCTTTAAAATCAGGAACTTTGCTTGAAACATTCCCTTGAAATTTATATATAGCAAAATGTCCCCAAAATGTatctcattatttatttataatataagAAAATTCAATATCA is a genomic window containing:
- the LOC129333985 gene encoding mas-related G-protein coupled receptor member H-like encodes the protein MTELNKTLDDCIAAIIHQYPCTNLKDIDNCLLSDKTLVCFIILICTLGLIGNGIVFCLLCCSIKRNFFSVYILNLAVADFGVLIAAVSLYICAWISPKPASSVSISKTYEHLIYLYFFVQCSSIHFLTAMSVDRCLVILFPVWHRCHRPKNFSAIVSTVLWGISCIFLGIFFSCWNGTNTIIIISFMIFFSVMVISTLILFIKVCCNSRLRQHGKIHMAILLSLLFFIITAISICLFVKFSNSMNKLSSVTLLLTCMNSSINPVIYFIFGRYWASRLSGTRIQGFKDALWRFFREEDSYGSRRNEEENPKTTSVLMTS